In one Niallia taxi genomic region, the following are encoded:
- the nadE gene encoding ammonia-dependent NAD(+) synthetase, protein MSLQKEIIAALNVKPEIDAKEEIGLRVNFLKEYVKKAKAKGFVLGISGGQDSSLAGRLAQLAVEELRSEGHDATFVAVRLPYGVQADEEDAKKALQFIKADKELVFNVKEPVDEFKKVYDDMEDTPLSDYHKGNIKARARMIAQYAVGGQSNLLVIGTDHAAEAVTGFFTKYGDGGADVLPLTGLSKRQGKQLLKELGAEEGIYLKVPTADLLDEKPGQADETELGISYDQLDDYLEGKEVPKEAAEKIEARYLITEHKRQVPASMFDDWWK, encoded by the coding sequence ATGAGCTTACAAAAGGAAATAATTGCAGCACTTAATGTAAAACCTGAAATAGATGCAAAGGAAGAAATCGGCCTGCGCGTTAACTTTTTAAAGGAATATGTTAAAAAGGCGAAAGCAAAAGGTTTTGTGTTGGGAATAAGCGGCGGACAGGATTCGTCACTTGCAGGTAGATTAGCACAATTGGCTGTTGAAGAGCTTCGCAGTGAGGGTCATGACGCTACATTTGTTGCAGTAAGGCTGCCATATGGTGTACAAGCAGATGAAGAGGATGCAAAAAAAGCACTTCAATTTATTAAAGCAGATAAAGAGCTTGTATTTAATGTAAAAGAACCAGTTGATGAATTTAAAAAAGTGTATGACGACATGGAGGATACGCCATTATCTGATTATCACAAAGGAAATATTAAGGCTCGCGCAAGAATGATTGCCCAATATGCGGTTGGCGGACAGTCAAATCTGCTCGTTATTGGAACAGACCATGCAGCAGAAGCAGTGACAGGTTTCTTTACGAAGTATGGAGACGGCGGAGCAGATGTACTTCCGTTAACAGGTTTATCTAAACGACAAGGTAAACAGCTTTTAAAAGAGCTAGGCGCAGAGGAAGGAATTTACTTAAAGGTTCCTACTGCTGATTTGTTAGACGAAAAACCAGGACAAGCTGATGAAACAGAGCTTGGCATTTCATATGATCAACTTGATGATTATTTGGAAGGCAAGGAAGTGCCAAAAGAGGCAGCGGAAAAAATCGAGGCACGTTACTTAATTACAGAGCATAAACGACAAGTTCCGGCATCGATGTTCGATGATTGGTGGAAATAA
- the pflA gene encoding pyruvate formate-lyase-activating protein encodes MKGRIHSIETFGTVDGPGIRYVVFTQGCLLRCQFCHNADTWGLHGGKEMEVQEIIEDLTAYLPFINASGGGITVSGGEPLLQLPFLLELFKACKQIGIHTTIDTSGGCYSTASHFQEQLLELLSYTDLILLDLKHINRKKHINLTGMGNDHILAFATFLSEKQVPVWIRHVLVPTINDNVDDLRNLGEFISTLSNVEKVEILPYHKLGVYKWEALGLDYPLVGIDPPSEESVNYAYSMLVNTSN; translated from the coding sequence ATGAAGGGAAGAATTCATTCCATTGAAACATTTGGTACTGTCGATGGACCTGGGATTCGATATGTTGTTTTTACACAAGGCTGTCTGCTTCGCTGTCAATTTTGCCATAATGCGGACACTTGGGGACTGCATGGTGGAAAAGAAATGGAAGTGCAAGAAATAATAGAGGACTTAACTGCATACCTCCCTTTTATTAATGCTTCAGGAGGAGGAATAACAGTCAGTGGCGGTGAACCGCTTCTGCAGCTGCCATTTCTTTTAGAACTGTTTAAAGCATGTAAACAAATTGGGATTCATACGACTATTGATACATCTGGCGGCTGCTATTCAACTGCATCCCATTTTCAAGAACAGCTATTAGAGCTGCTTTCCTACACAGATTTAATTTTATTAGATTTAAAACATATCAACCGTAAAAAACATATAAATTTAACAGGTATGGGTAATGATCATATTCTAGCTTTCGCAACCTTTTTATCAGAAAAACAGGTGCCTGTTTGGATTCGCCATGTTCTTGTACCGACAATTAATGATAATGTAGATGATTTGCGAAATCTTGGTGAGTTCATTTCTACCTTGTCAAATGTAGAAAAAGTGGAGATTCTGCCGTACCATAAACTTGGTGTCTATAAATGGGAGGCATTAGGATTGGATTATCCATTAGTAGGGATTGATCCGCCAAGTGAAGAATCTGTAAATTATGCTTATAGTATGCTTGTAAATACTAGCAATTGA